Proteins encoded by one window of Chryseobacterium foetidum:
- a CDS encoding EamA family transporter translates to MNNLKYYLAAITAFSLWGTFSLVLKPLHSYPSLDILFYRVFSCAVIMTLVTVLFRKVKLRNNLNNFKNLIPKDKRKIIGLNILSSILLTGNWFSFIYVMNHISVRATSVAYLVCPIITTILAFFILREKLSRLQWISVFLSAVGCILLSYANLLDMIYSSLIGSTYACYLIIQSTNSKFDKFLVLNFHMILSALILLPFFPTYSGPVPADFTFYFYIEIIAVMYTIVPLLLNLYALSGIASSKVGMILNINPIIAFILAGAVYHEKLDFVQILAYSIIFFAVIVFNGKEIFRLKEKQIA, encoded by the coding sequence TTGAACAATCTGAAATACTACCTCGCTGCCATTACTGCCTTCTCACTATGGGGAACTTTCAGTTTGGTTTTGAAGCCGCTGCATTCTTATCCTTCACTGGATATTCTCTTTTACAGAGTGTTCAGCTGTGCTGTTATTATGACTTTGGTGACGGTACTTTTCAGAAAGGTAAAGTTGAGGAATAATCTGAATAATTTTAAAAATCTAATTCCCAAAGACAAACGTAAAATCATCGGATTAAATATTCTAAGCAGTATTTTACTCACCGGAAACTGGTTTTCATTTATCTACGTGATGAATCACATCAGCGTGCGGGCGACCTCTGTAGCCTATCTCGTATGCCCTATCATTACAACGATTCTGGCTTTTTTTATTCTCCGTGAAAAGCTCAGCAGACTCCAGTGGATTTCCGTTTTTCTGAGTGCGGTGGGATGTATTTTGCTGTCATACGCCAATCTTCTGGATATGATCTACAGCAGCCTCATCGGTTCTACGTACGCCTGTTATCTTATTATTCAAAGCACCAATTCGAAGTTTGACAAATTTCTGGTGCTCAATTTCCACATGATTTTGTCGGCGTTAATCTTGCTCCCGTTTTTCCCAACGTACTCAGGACCAGTTCCTGCGGATTTTACATTTTATTTTTATATCGAAATCATCGCAGTGATGTATACCATCGTTCCATTGCTGTTAAATTTATATGCTTTATCAGGAATTGCTTCTTCAAAAGTGGGAATGATTCTCAACATCAATCCCATCATCGCATTTATTCTGGCAGGAGCGGTCTATCATGAAAAACTTGATTTTGTACAGATTTTAGCTTACTCAATCATCTTTTTTGCGGTAATTGTTTTTAATGGAAAAGAGATTTTCAGATTAAAGGAAAAACAGATTGCCTAA
- a CDS encoding 3-oxoacyl-ACP synthase III family protein → MIKSTIKGIGFHVPDNIVTNDDLSKLMTTNDDWITERTGIKERRHRENRNDAQETTAYLGFKASEKALEKAGLTAKDIDYIVFATLSPDYYFPGCGVLLQDMLGCDTIGALDVRNQCSGFVYAVSVANAFIKSGTYKNILIVGAEVHSFGLDFSDEGRGVSVIFGDGAGAIVLSATEDENAGDILAMNMHSEGKYADELCTQFPGSKYGWSDRMRKEPENVTNKEVYPIMNGNFVFKHAVTRFPETMQEALDKAGKTIEDLDMFIPHQANLRIAQFVQQKFGLPDEKIHNNIQKYGNTTAASIPIALSEAIEMGKIKRGDLVLLSAFGSGFTWGSILFEY, encoded by the coding sequence ATGATTAAAAGTACCATAAAAGGCATTGGTTTTCATGTTCCGGACAATATTGTCACGAACGATGACCTCTCAAAACTGATGACCACCAACGACGATTGGATAACCGAACGTACCGGAATTAAAGAAAGAAGACACCGCGAAAACCGCAATGATGCTCAGGAAACTACAGCGTATTTGGGTTTTAAAGCTTCTGAAAAAGCATTGGAAAAAGCAGGATTAACGGCAAAAGATATCGACTACATTGTTTTCGCAACACTTTCTCCGGATTATTATTTTCCGGGATGCGGCGTTTTGCTTCAGGATATGCTGGGTTGCGACACGATCGGAGCTTTGGATGTGAGAAATCAGTGTTCGGGTTTCGTCTACGCAGTGAGTGTGGCAAATGCTTTTATTAAATCTGGAACTTACAAAAATATTTTGATAGTCGGAGCGGAAGTGCATTCTTTCGGACTTGATTTTTCTGATGAAGGCAGGGGAGTTTCTGTTATTTTCGGAGATGGGGCAGGAGCGATTGTCCTTTCAGCAACGGAAGATGAAAATGCCGGAGATATTTTAGCAATGAATATGCATTCTGAAGGAAAATATGCTGATGAATTATGTACACAATTTCCGGGATCAAAATATGGCTGGAGCGACAGAATGAGAAAAGAGCCGGAAAATGTGACTAATAAAGAGGTCTATCCGATCATGAACGGAAATTTCGTTTTCAAACACGCCGTGACCAGATTCCCAGAAACCATGCAGGAAGCTTTGGATAAAGCAGGAAAAACGATTGAAGATTTAGATATGTTTATTCCACATCAGGCGAATTTAAGAATTGCCCAGTTTGTTCAGCAGAAATTTGGTTTACCGGATGAAAAAATCCACAACAACATACAAAAATACGGAAACACCACAGCTGCATCTATTCCGATTGCATTAAGTGAAGCAATAGAAATGGGCAAAATCAAAAGAGGAGATTTAGTCCTTCTTTCAGCCTTCGGTAGCGGATTTACCTGGGGAAGTATTTTGTTTGAATATTAG
- a CDS encoding DNA-3-methyladenine glycosylase I → MSYCSAIENMQPETRKELHKNYHDNHYGFPIHDDNELFGRLIMEINQAGLSWETILKKEEGFRKAYDNFNIEKVAAYTEEDRERLLADPGIIRNKLKVNAAIENAKTIIELQKEFGSFEKWLEHHHPKTLQEWMKLFKKTFKFTGGEIVNEFLMSIGFLKGAHAEGCEINGKILKEKPMWVLG, encoded by the coding sequence ATGAGTTACTGTTCAGCCATCGAAAATATGCAGCCCGAAACCCGAAAAGAGCTGCACAAAAATTACCACGACAACCATTACGGCTTCCCGATTCATGATGATAATGAACTGTTCGGAAGATTAATCATGGAAATCAATCAGGCAGGTCTGAGCTGGGAAACGATTTTGAAAAAAGAGGAAGGTTTCAGAAAAGCCTATGACAATTTTAATATTGAAAAAGTTGCTGCCTACACTGAAGAAGACCGTGAAAGATTACTGGCAGATCCCGGAATTATCAGGAATAAACTGAAAGTAAATGCCGCAATCGAAAACGCAAAAACCATCATCGAACTTCAGAAAGAATTTGGATCATTTGAAAAATGGCTGGAACACCATCATCCCAAAACCTTACAGGAATGGATGAAACTCTTCAAAAAAACCTTCAAATTCACCGGTGGCGAAATCGTAAATGAATTTCTGATGAGCATTGGATTTCTGAAAGGCGCTCATGCGGAAGGGTGTGAGATTAACGGGAAAATTTTGAAAGAGAAGCCGATGTGGGTTTTAGGTTGA
- a CDS encoding glycoside hydrolase family 3 C-terminal domain-containing protein, translating into MIKKAALFSFSILLSASAFSQNKTIPVYLDESKPVEQRVKDALSRMTLEEKVAMLHAQSKFSSPGVPRLGIPEFWTTDGPHGVRPEVLWDEWDQAGWTNDSIIAYPALTALSATWNKNMSWNYGKALGEEARYRKKDILLGPGVNIYRTPLNGRNFEYMGEDPYLISKMVVPYIKGVQSNGVATSVKHFALNNQEMFRHTSNVIVDDRALYEIYLPAFKAAVTEGDSWTIMGAYDMYKNQYASQNQYLLNDILKKEWNYKGVVVSDWGAVNSTEQAIKNGLDMEFGSWTNGLSAGTSNAYDNYYLAYPYLKMIKEGKIGTTELDDKVTRILNLAYKTTLNRNKPFGNVASAEHRTIAKEIGEEGIVLLKNDKNVLPINTNTAKKIAVIGENAIKVMTVGGGSSSLKVKYETSPLDGIKNRFGKNADVQFARGYVGDVGGEYNGVKSGQDLKDGRSADEILKEAVELAKNSDYVIFVGGLNKADFQDSEGNDRKSYSLPYNQDNVISALAKANKNFAVVLVSGNAVAMPWVKEVPTIVQAWYLGSEAGNSIASILAGDANPSGKLPFTFPVKLEDNSAHKLGEYPGNKEELAAGKGKDQKNPINITYNEGILVGYRWHDTKKIKPLFSFGHGLSYTTFQFGKAVSDKTTISQNDKISFTVKVKNTGSKAGAEVVQLYISDKKSSVLRPEKELKGFEKIFLNPDEEKEVTLTIDKEALSFFDAEKHAWVAEPGDFEAQIGNSSDNILTKVKFTLK; encoded by the coding sequence ATGATCAAAAAAGCTGCTCTCTTTAGTTTTTCAATATTACTTTCCGCTTCTGCATTTTCGCAGAACAAAACGATACCGGTTTATCTGGATGAATCAAAACCTGTTGAGCAAAGAGTAAAAGATGCACTTTCAAGAATGACTCTTGAAGAAAAAGTGGCGATGCTTCACGCGCAGTCAAAATTCTCTTCTCCAGGCGTTCCCCGTTTGGGAATTCCCGAATTCTGGACTACGGACGGGCCTCACGGTGTAAGACCTGAAGTACTTTGGGACGAATGGGATCAGGCAGGCTGGACGAATGATTCAATTATCGCTTATCCGGCTCTCACAGCACTTTCCGCAACATGGAACAAAAATATGTCATGGAATTACGGTAAAGCTTTGGGAGAAGAAGCCCGATACAGAAAGAAAGATATTCTTTTGGGGCCTGGTGTCAACATTTACAGAACACCACTCAACGGACGAAATTTTGAATACATGGGAGAAGATCCGTATCTCATTTCAAAAATGGTGGTTCCTTATATAAAAGGTGTACAATCCAATGGCGTTGCTACTTCTGTGAAACATTTTGCGCTCAACAATCAGGAAATGTTCCGCCATACCAGCAACGTGATTGTGGATGACAGGGCGTTGTATGAAATTTATCTTCCTGCGTTTAAGGCAGCCGTTACGGAAGGCGATTCATGGACGATCATGGGAGCTTACGACATGTACAAAAATCAATACGCCAGCCAGAATCAATATCTTTTAAATGACATTCTGAAAAAAGAGTGGAATTATAAAGGAGTAGTGGTTTCAGACTGGGGAGCGGTCAACAGTACCGAACAGGCCATCAAGAACGGTCTGGATATGGAATTTGGAAGCTGGACGAATGGCCTTTCTGCCGGAACTTCCAACGCTTACGACAATTATTATCTGGCTTATCCTTACTTAAAAATGATTAAGGAAGGAAAAATCGGAACCACCGAACTGGATGATAAAGTCACCAGAATTCTAAATTTAGCTTATAAAACGACTTTAAACAGAAATAAACCTTTCGGAAATGTTGCATCAGCAGAGCACAGAACAATAGCGAAGGAAATAGGCGAGGAGGGAATTGTTCTTCTTAAAAACGATAAAAACGTTCTGCCAATTAATACGAATACTGCTAAAAAAATTGCAGTAATTGGTGAAAACGCCATCAAGGTAATGACTGTCGGCGGTGGATCTTCTTCTTTAAAGGTAAAATACGAAACTTCACCTTTGGATGGAATCAAAAACAGATTCGGTAAAAATGCTGATGTACAGTTTGCCAGAGGCTATGTTGGCGATGTCGGCGGAGAATACAACGGTGTAAAATCCGGTCAGGATCTGAAAGACGGCCGTTCTGCAGATGAGATTTTAAAAGAAGCAGTCGAACTTGCTAAAAATTCAGATTACGTCATTTTTGTTGGAGGTTTAAACAAAGCCGATTTTCAGGACAGCGAAGGAAATGACAGAAAAAGCTATAGTTTGCCATACAATCAGGATAATGTAATCTCAGCGTTGGCAAAAGCCAATAAAAACTTTGCAGTCGTTTTGGTTTCTGGAAATGCAGTGGCAATGCCATGGGTAAAAGAAGTTCCAACCATCGTTCAGGCTTGGTATCTTGGTTCAGAAGCAGGAAATTCAATTGCCTCAATTCTTGCAGGAGATGCTAATCCTTCCGGAAAATTACCTTTCACATTTCCGGTAAAACTGGAAGATAATTCAGCTCACAAACTGGGAGAATATCCTGGCAATAAAGAAGAGCTGGCTGCCGGAAAAGGTAAAGATCAGAAAAATCCGATCAATATTACTTATAACGAAGGGATTTTGGTTGGTTACAGATGGCACGATACCAAAAAGATTAAACCGTTATTCAGTTTTGGTCATGGTTTAAGTTATACTACGTTTCAGTTTGGTAAAGCTGTTTCAGATAAAACCACCATTTCTCAGAACGATAAAATCAGTTTTACTGTAAAAGTTAAAAATACTGGCAGTAAAGCCGGAGCAGAAGTGGTTCAGCTTTATATTTCAGACAAAAAATCATCTGTTTTAAGACCTGAAAAAGAACTGAAAGGTTTTGAAAAAATATTTTTGAACCCTGACGAAGAAAAAGAAGTGACTTTAACAATAGATAAAGAAGCTTTAAGTTTCTTCGATGCCGAAAAACACGCATGGGTTGCCGAGCCGGGAGATTTCGAAGCCCAAATCGGAAACTCTTCAGACAATATTCTCACTAAAGTAAAATTTACTTTAAAATAA
- a CDS encoding glyoxalase, protein MTTKIDLRESLNLPNTDATTPIELFQNQTLRPILKLQNDLYLSLFKNYAIRQNSDFETLSVPKKNIMIEQSLQKDSVLKNTFIGITIGMFTHEEMKIYISDSKVFNKRIMTMLIERLKSQMK, encoded by the coding sequence ATGACAACCAAAATAGATCTTAGAGAATCCCTAAACCTTCCCAATACAGATGCAACAACTCCCATCGAATTGTTTCAAAACCAAACCCTGCGTCCCATTTTAAAATTGCAGAATGATTTGTATTTATCCCTGTTTAAAAATTATGCAATCCGTCAGAATTCAGATTTTGAAACTTTGTCTGTGCCAAAAAAGAACATCATGATTGAGCAAAGCCTACAGAAAGACAGTGTTTTGAAAAATACTTTCATCGGAATAACGATCGGAATGTTTACTCATGAAGAAATGAAAATTTATATTTCAGACAGCAAGGTTTTTAACAAAAGGATCATGACGATGTTGATTGAGAGATTAAAAAGTCAGATGAAATAA
- the glyA gene encoding serine hydroxymethyltransferase, whose translation MDIIFDLIEKERQRQTHGIELIASENFVSENVMKAMGSVLTNKYAEGYPGKRYYGGCEVVDEVETLAINRAKELFGVDYVNVQPHSGSQANAAIYLAVLKPGDKIMGMDLSMGGHLTHGSAVNFSGIQYDVVSYGVQKETGLIDYDQMREVALREKPKMLIAGFSAYSRDLDYAKFREVADEIGATLWADIAHPAGLVAKGLLNNPFEHCHVVTTTTHKTLRGPRGGMIMMGKDFENTYGHKTPKGEIKMMSQVLDGAVFPGIQGGPLEHVIAGKAVAFAEAIDTQFETYAKQVQSNARALSKSMIDRGFEIVSGGTDNHLMLVDLRNKGVNGKETEKALVLADITCNKNMVPFDDKSPFTTSGIRFGTAAITTRGLKENDMDTIAGLVSDVVDNIKNEEVITSVKKKVNELMEGKALFNY comes from the coding sequence ATGGACATTATTTTTGACCTTATCGAAAAAGAAAGACAGAGACAGACGCACGGTATCGAGCTGATCGCATCAGAAAACTTCGTTTCTGAAAACGTGATGAAAGCAATGGGAAGTGTTTTGACAAACAAATATGCAGAAGGCTATCCCGGAAAAAGATATTACGGAGGTTGCGAAGTCGTAGATGAGGTAGAAACTTTGGCAATCAACAGAGCTAAAGAACTTTTTGGAGTAGATTACGTCAATGTTCAGCCACACTCAGGTTCTCAGGCGAATGCCGCAATTTATTTGGCAGTTCTGAAACCGGGTGATAAAATCATGGGTATGGATCTTTCAATGGGAGGTCACCTTACCCACGGTTCTGCGGTGAATTTCTCAGGAATTCAGTACGACGTGGTTTCTTACGGAGTTCAGAAAGAAACAGGTTTGATCGATTATGATCAAATGAGAGAAGTGGCATTGAGAGAAAAACCAAAAATGCTGATCGCAGGTTTCTCGGCTTACTCAAGAGATTTGGATTACGCAAAATTCAGAGAAGTGGCAGACGAAATCGGAGCTACACTTTGGGCAGATATCGCTCACCCGGCAGGTTTGGTGGCAAAAGGACTTTTAAATAATCCTTTCGAACACTGCCATGTGGTAACTACAACTACGCACAAAACTTTGAGAGGTCCAAGAGGCGGAATGATCATGATGGGCAAGGATTTCGAAAATACATACGGTCACAAAACTCCAAAAGGCGAAATCAAAATGATGAGCCAGGTTCTTGACGGAGCAGTTTTCCCGGGAATTCAGGGAGGTCCGCTGGAGCACGTGATCGCAGGAAAAGCTGTAGCATTCGCAGAAGCGATCGATACTCAGTTTGAGACCTATGCAAAACAGGTTCAGTCCAACGCAAGAGCATTATCAAAATCAATGATCGACAGAGGTTTCGAAATCGTAAGTGGCGGCACAGACAACCATTTGATGTTGGTAGACCTTAGAAATAAAGGCGTAAACGGAAAAGAAACTGAAAAAGCCCTGGTTTTGGCAGATATTACATGCAACAAAAACATGGTGCCTTTCGATGACAAATCACCTTTCACAACTTCTGGAATCAGATTCGGAACTGCAGCCATCACAACAAGAGGTTTAAAAGAAAACGATATGGACACGATTGCCGGACTGGTTTCTGACGTGGTTGACAACATCAAAAACGAAGAAGTAATCACTTCCGTAAAGAAAAAAGTAAACGAATTAATGGAAGGCAAAGCACTTTTCAATTATTAG
- a CDS encoding patatin-like phospholipase family protein, which produces MKPEILNTILEDATLSAESREKLVALHEIISKKEFSDLLDTSGNQYVEFVQEGGGVWGSALVGYLYGLEIFGIRFLKVAGTSAGAINTMLIAACKTKEDAKSDVIKDILFNWNFADFMDGKDYVKTTIHSILNNKHFLQTNFILAGILMLALVIAPFAVPTGSILYTKLLFLIPIIPLIIAFLYLRKLYRDFKRNNSGLNPGNTFLEKMTDVLNAFGIKTVADLNRKFSQKEENLNLNYRYGSGSEYYDLALQSIEKIKAGHTKTENHIDETRYRLFFESAKNNDYYKTNPFYLLKSEYVVITTDISAKIKVELPAMANLYWSEEELKRSSPAEFVRASMSVPFFFEPMQKIINSKDDSVKYAWKYWLNISPEDIYPTGIFIDGGSLSNFPVDLFHNNDVFYPRLPIFGVKLTSDSDMLTDKQHTSDEILKTPLSFAGNIISTMKGFNDKAFLSKYSFYDIYSIQNVNCGKSNWLNFFMEKEEKEDLFNRGFQAALDFLNRFDWEKYKYERMIVSMKEKKIIKEEDTPTVG; this is translated from the coding sequence ATGAAACCCGAAATTTTAAACACAATCCTTGAAGATGCCACGCTTTCGGCAGAATCCCGAGAAAAACTCGTGGCACTGCATGAAATTATCTCTAAAAAAGAATTTTCAGATCTTTTGGATACCAGCGGAAATCAGTATGTAGAATTTGTGCAGGAAGGTGGCGGCGTCTGGGGAAGTGCTTTGGTGGGCTATCTGTACGGACTCGAGATCTTCGGAATCCGATTTCTGAAAGTGGCTGGAACGAGTGCCGGAGCCATCAACACCATGCTGATTGCAGCCTGCAAAACCAAGGAAGATGCGAAAAGTGACGTCATCAAAGACATTCTATTCAACTGGAATTTTGCTGATTTTATGGATGGTAAGGATTATGTGAAAACGACCATTCACTCGATTCTGAACAACAAACATTTCCTGCAGACCAATTTTATTTTAGCAGGAATTCTGATGCTGGCACTTGTTATTGCCCCATTTGCCGTGCCTACCGGAAGTATTCTCTACACGAAACTTCTGTTTTTAATTCCGATTATTCCGCTGATTATTGCTTTTTTGTATCTCCGAAAACTCTATCGTGATTTTAAGAGAAACAACAGCGGACTGAATCCCGGAAATACTTTTCTTGAAAAAATGACCGATGTGTTGAATGCATTCGGAATAAAAACCGTTGCCGACCTCAACAGAAAATTCTCGCAGAAAGAGGAAAATTTAAACCTGAACTACCGCTACGGAAGTGGTTCGGAATATTATGATTTAGCCCTTCAGAGCATTGAAAAAATAAAAGCCGGCCACACAAAAACCGAAAATCACATCGACGAAACCCGCTACAGACTTTTTTTTGAAAGTGCCAAAAATAATGACTACTACAAAACCAATCCGTTTTATCTCTTAAAATCTGAATATGTGGTCATCACAACAGACATCAGCGCCAAAATCAAGGTCGAACTGCCGGCGATGGCCAATCTGTACTGGTCTGAGGAGGAGTTGAAACGAAGCAGTCCGGCTGAATTTGTGCGTGCCTCAATGTCGGTTCCGTTTTTCTTTGAACCGATGCAGAAAATTATCAACAGCAAAGACGATTCTGTAAAATACGCATGGAAATACTGGCTCAATATTTCTCCCGAAGACATCTACCCTACCGGAATTTTCATCGATGGCGGAAGTCTTTCCAATTTCCCCGTCGATCTTTTTCACAACAATGATGTTTTCTACCCAAGACTCCCGATTTTCGGGGTGAAACTTACCAGCGATTCCGACATGCTCACCGATAAACAGCACACTTCAGACGAAATTCTGAAAACTCCCCTTTCCTTTGCCGGAAATATCATCAGCACGATGAAAGGTTTCAACGACAAAGCATTTCTTAGCAAATACAGCTTCTACGACATCTACAGCATCCAAAACGTCAATTGCGGCAAAAGCAACTGGCTGAATTTCTTCATGGAAAAGGAAGAAAAAGAAGACCTTTTCAACCGCGGATTTCAGGCAGCCCTCGATTTCCTCAACCGCTTCGACTGGGAAAAATACAAATATGAAAGAATGATTGTTTCGATGAAGGAGAAAAAGATCATAAAGGAGGAGGATACGCCGACGGTGGGGTGA
- a CDS encoding VOC family protein, whose amino-acid sequence MKKVTGIGGIFFKAKDTNAINDWYKKNLGLDTTPYGVSFEWKDKETGSTGTTQWTPFADNTEYFEPSQKEFMINYRVENLELLVEELKKENVKILDEIQTYDYGKFVHILDLENNKIQLWEPID is encoded by the coding sequence ATGAAAAAAGTAACAGGCATCGGCGGAATATTTTTTAAAGCAAAAGACACCAACGCCATCAACGATTGGTATAAGAAAAACCTCGGATTAGATACAACTCCATACGGCGTTAGTTTTGAATGGAAAGACAAGGAAACCGGCAGTACAGGAACTACGCAATGGACACCATTTGCAGATAATACAGAGTATTTTGAGCCTTCTCAGAAAGAATTTATGATCAATTATCGTGTAGAAAATCTCGAATTATTGGTGGAAGAACTCAAAAAAGAAAATGTGAAGATTTTAGATGAAATTCAGACTTATGATTATGGAAAATTTGTCCATATTTTAGATTTGGAAAACAATAAAATCCAGCTTTGGGAACCAATTGATTAA
- a CDS encoding magnesium transporter CorA family protein has product MPIETLYRDKNCEWIDVEAPTEEDLKFLHERYEINNLLLEDTMDPNHLPKYEQDGNIRFFLLRESTEQERKNLNTISDISTKIGIFIFNETIITVHRMKTKSIVQTKKQLSSGNEECNPAKIALYLTLLIMKSFDDESVNLLETMDSIENEIFLKNTNHTNQIRRLYRLKRKSGLNSRVLSISTDAVDKFKLLNLQDSEIADLKDKHKDVVTDFDHLNSQITNLISMFLALSDQKANQVMKVLAIYSVYFLPITFIAGVYGMNFDNMPELHTKYGYFYTLGLMGLIVICTFIYARRKQW; this is encoded by the coding sequence ATGCCAATAGAAACCCTTTACCGAGATAAAAACTGTGAGTGGATAGACGTGGAAGCGCCTACAGAAGAGGATTTAAAATTCCTGCATGAGCGGTATGAAATCAACAATCTTCTTCTGGAAGACACGATGGATCCCAATCACCTACCAAAATATGAGCAGGATGGCAACATCCGTTTTTTTCTCCTGCGTGAAAGCACCGAGCAGGAACGCAAAAATCTGAACACCATCAGCGATATCAGCACCAAAATCGGCATCTTCATTTTTAATGAAACGATTATCACGGTACACCGCATGAAGACCAAAAGTATTGTACAGACCAAAAAACAGCTCAGCTCGGGAAATGAAGAATGCAATCCTGCAAAAATTGCCCTTTATCTCACGCTTCTTATTATGAAAAGTTTTGATGATGAATCTGTAAACCTTCTGGAAACCATGGATTCCATTGAAAATGAAATTTTTCTGAAAAACACCAATCACACCAATCAAATCCGCAGACTGTACCGCCTGAAAAGAAAATCGGGGCTGAATTCCCGAGTACTTTCCATTTCCACGGATGCTGTTGACAAATTTAAACTCCTCAATCTTCAGGACTCTGAAATTGCTGATTTAAAGGACAAACACAAAGATGTAGTCACCGATTTTGACCACCTGAATTCCCAGATTACCAACCTTATCTCCATGTTTCTCGCACTCTCAGACCAGAAAGCGAATCAGGTAATGAAAGTTCTGGCAATTTACTCGGTTTATTTTTTACCAATTACCTTCATCGCCGGTGTTTACGGGATGAATTTCGACAATATGCCGGAACTTCATACTAAATATGGATATTTTTATACTTTAGGATTAATGGGATTAATTGTGATATGCACTTTTATCTATGCGAGGAGAAAGCAATGGTAA
- a CDS encoding NAD(P)H-dependent oxidoreductase gives MKTLVIVTHPKMEESLINRRWVEELNKFPEKYTVHELYKNYPDEILDIKKEQELVEAYDKIVFQFPFYWFSSPSLLKKWFDEVLLHGWAYGSKSGYKVGGKKVALAISAGVDDEDFKADGKYRHTVIEFTRPFELSFEYVKADYQKPFVYYGLEHNVSKEWIERSVPLYLDFIDNL, from the coding sequence ATGAAAACATTAGTAATAGTAACTCACCCCAAAATGGAAGAATCTTTAATCAACAGGAGATGGGTGGAAGAGTTGAATAAATTTCCCGAAAAGTATACCGTTCACGAACTGTACAAAAATTATCCTGACGAAATATTAGATATTAAAAAAGAACAGGAACTCGTTGAAGCCTACGATAAAATTGTCTTCCAATTTCCTTTTTATTGGTTCAGCAGTCCGTCTCTGCTCAAAAAATGGTTTGACGAAGTTTTGTTGCACGGCTGGGCATATGGAAGCAAAAGCGGATATAAAGTCGGTGGAAAAAAAGTTGCTCTGGCAATATCAGCGGGTGTTGATGATGAAGATTTTAAGGCTGATGGAAAATACAGACATACCGTGATTGAATTCACAAGACCTTTCGAACTCAGTTTTGAATACGTAAAAGCAGATTACCAGAAACCTTTTGTCTATTATGGTTTAGAACATAATGTTTCTAAAGAATGGATTGAAAGAAGTGTTCCACTGTATCTGGATTTTATCGATAATCTGTAA
- a CDS encoding regulatory protein RecX, producing MQIYFAPFYIDSNFASIFHLPSPNTHHPSLSKSYTFQEIKQKLVNYCVYQDRCHAEVEQKMRDFLLIDEAKEEIFLYLLKENYLNEERFTRSYIRGKFYIKHWGKTKIKIHLKHKGITEKLISKCFDEIHDEDYQKTITKIYQDYSSRQHGLKEYQRKSKTIKYLISRGFEYDKIQFAIEDLESEA from the coding sequence GTGCAGATTTATTTTGCACCTTTTTATATAGACAGTAATTTTGCTTCCATCTTCCATCTTCCATCACCCAACACCCATCACCCATCCTTGAGCAAATCCTATACCTTTCAGGAAATCAAACAGAAACTTGTCAACTACTGTGTTTATCAGGATCGCTGTCATGCCGAAGTGGAGCAGAAGATGAGAGATTTTCTGTTGATTGATGAGGCAAAAGAGGAAATCTTTCTTTATTTATTAAAAGAAAACTATCTCAACGAAGAGCGTTTCACCCGCAGTTACATCCGCGGGAAATTTTACATCAAACATTGGGGTAAAACCAAGATCAAGATCCATCTGAAACATAAAGGCATCACCGAAAAGCTCATCAGCAAATGCTTTGACGAAATTCACGATGAAGACTACCAGAAAACCATCACAAAAATTTATCAGGACTATTCATCCAGACAGCACGGTTTAAAAGAATATCAAAGAAAATCCAAAACCATCAAATATCTCATCAGCCGCGGCTTCGAATACGACAAAATTCAATTCGCCATCGAAGATTTAGA